In Natronococcus sp. AD-5, the genomic window TGAAGCGGGCGAGCAACGCCCGCAGAATCCCACCAGAACCCACTACGCCGACGCCATCGCGAAGGTCGCCCGGCTCCCCGGCAACGTCCTCGTCGGGATGCCGAGTTACGCGGAAGCCGAGTGGACCGCGGGCGTCCTCGAGGACCGAATCGACAAGCCCGTCCTGCTCGACGCCGCGAGCGACGACGAGACGACCCAGTCACTCAAGTCCGAGTTCTTCGCGGGCGACGGGAAGGTCCTCGTGACGAGCCTGCGGGGGACGCTCACCGAGGGCGTCGACTACAGCGGCGACCGGCTCTCGGCGGCGGTCGTCTGCGGCGTTCCGATCGTCAACACCTCGAGCCCCCGGACGAAGGCCGTCCGCCGGGCCTACGACGACGAGTTCGGCGACGGCTTCACCTACGCCCTGACGATCCCCGCGGTACGGAAGGCCCGCCAGGCGATCGGTCGGGTCATCCGCTCGCCCGAGGACGTCGGGGTTCGCGTGCTGTTAGACGAGCGCTACGCTCGCGACAGCTGGGATTCGGTTCGGCCGTACCTGCCGGACGACGGCGAGTTCCAGCCCGTCAGCCCCGACATGCTCGAGCACGGCCTCGATCGATTCCGGTCGCGACTGTCCCAGTAGCGTCCTCGGCGGCTCCGATACCTATTCGACGTCGATCGCACCGCTCCAGTCGTCGAGCCAGTCGTCGAGGTCGGCGCGCAGCCGATCGTATCCGATGGATACCGTCTCGATCGGCGTCTCCGTGCGCTCCTCGAACGCCTCGTCGAGGTCGACGAACGCGTCGCCGACCGCGGGAATCTGGAGGTGTCGGTCGGCGAGCTCGGCTTGCACCTCGTTCGAGAGGGCGAAGTTGAGAAAGTCGTAGGCGAGATCGAGTTTCTCCGCCCGCTCGAAGATGGCCATCCCGAGCGGCGTCTCGTACCCCTGATCGTCCGGAAACGCGATCCGGTACCGGTCAGGATCCCGATCCTCCCGTCCGGCGAGCACCGGATCGGTCGAGTAGGCGACGGACAGCGGTCGCTCGGCGGCTGCATAGGCCTCGTCGGACGCCGTCCAGCCGTCGGTGATCCGGACGCCGTTGTCGTCGAGGTCGCGCCAGTAGTCGAGGGCGTCGTCGCCTCCGAAGGCGTCGATCGTCCAGAGGAGAAACGCCAGCCCCGAGTCGTCGCGCTCGGGGTTCGGGACCAGTAGCGTCCCCTCGTACTCGGGATCGGTCAGCTCCGCGAGCGTCTCGGGAGCCTCGAGTTCGGCGTCGTCGTACAGCAGGCAGCTGTATCGCACGCCCGAGGGGAGGACGCGACCGTTCGGATCGCTGAACTCGAGGCGATCGCGGACGCGGTCGGCGGCCGCGATCCGCTCCCGGTTGAGCTCGCGGAAGAGCGCGCCGCCCTCGAGGCGACCGTCGACCCGTGCGAGAGCGGCCGGGGTGAGTCCGAAGTAGACGTCCGCGTCGATGTCGGCCTCCTGGCGGGCGCGTCGAACGTAGTGCTCGAGGCCGGCTTCCGGGATCGTCCACTGGAGTTCCGCGTCGGGAAACTCCTCTTCGAACAGCTCTCTGAGCCCCTCGTCGGCGGCTCGCTCGCCGCGGACCATCGATTCGGTGGTGGCGACCCGGAGCGTCCCCTCGAGGTCGGGCTCGTCGGGTTCGGGATCGCCCTGGTCGACGGGGGTCGGTTCCTCCTCCTCGGTCGCTTCGCGGAAGAAACAGCCGGCCAGCCCGGCGAGTGCTCCGCCGCCGACGGCTCGTACGACGGCACGCCGTTCCATGCGGGTAGTGACACGCCGTGTCGCCTTAAGCGCCGGGATCGTCCCGAATCGACCGGTACCCGCCTCCTCGCGCCGCTTCCGCTCGCCTCGAGCCGGGTCAGAAGGGTTTTACCCGTCGACTGAGACTCACCGGTGTGACGGCGAACGCGAACGCAGCGCGGAGGCGTCGCTACGTGCTCGCCGGCGTCGTTGCGGCGCTCGGCGTCGCGACCGGCGCGATCCTGCTCGAGGTTCTCGGGACGATCCTCTTCGCACTGACGGTCGCGTACGTCCTGCTTCCCGTACAGAAGTGGCTGGTCAGGCGGGGGCTCTCCGAGTGGACGGGGGCCGTCGCCGCGACGCTAATCGGGTTCGCGGGTGCCATCGCCGTCTTCTCGCCGATCGTTCTCACGCTGTACGTCCGAACCGAGGAGGTGATCGCCCTCGTCGAGGACGTTCCGCCGGAGATACCGGTCGCGGCGTTCGACGTCACGTACACGATAGACGTCGGCGAGGTCCAGACGCTCGCGGTGAATTTCCTGCGCGACGTTGCCGTTTCCATCGCCTCGTCCCTGCCGGTGCTCGCGATCAAGTTCGCCCTCTTCGTCATCCTGCTGTTCGCGCTGCTGTACAAGGGCGACGCGGCCGGACGAGCGGCCGTCGCGCCCGTTCCGCACGAGTACCGCGACGTCGTCTACGCGCTCGCCGCTCGAGCCCGGGAGACGCTGTACGCGATCTACGTGTTGCAACTCGCCACGTCGGTCGCCTCGCTGCTGATCGGCTACCCGCTGTTCTGGCTGCTGGGCTACGACATGGCCTTCACGCTCGCGCTGTTCGCCGCGATCTTGCAGTTCGTGCCGATCATCGGGCCGAGCCTGCTCGTCGCGCCGATCGCGCTCTACCACGTCGCCGCGGGCGAACTCGCCGCGGCGGCGCTGGTCGGGGTCCTCGGTATCGGGTTAGTTGCCTGGTTCCCCGACGTCGCCGTTCGACCGCGACTCGCCCGCCGCTCGGCCGGGCTGCCGGGCAGCCTCTACTTCGTCGGCTTCACCGGCGGCCTCTTCACGCTCGGCGCGATCGGGATCGTCGTCGGCCCGCTGATCGTCGCGGTCTTCGTCGAGGCGGTCGACCTGCTGGCCGACGAGGTCAACGGCGACGCGACGTTCGACGACCTCGCGGCGGCGGACCCCGACGCGCCGGCGGAGCCCGCCGAGGCGGAACCCGGCGGCTCGTCGGATGACTGACGCTCGAGCCCGCGGCTCGTCCCCGACCTCCTCACCCGCCCACCTTTTCTTTCTGCTCGTCGTAGCGTTCGCATGGCCAGTGGCCGAACGATCATCAACGCGATCATCGGCGCCGTCGTCGGTATCGTCCTCTCGTTCATCCCGTTCTCGACGCTCATCGGCGGCGCCGTCGCGGGCTTTCTCGAGGGGCCGAACAAGCGCGACGGGGCGCTCGTCGGCGCCCTCGCCGGCGCGATCACGTTCGTCCCGATCGCCGCCATCGCGATCCTCGCGCTCGGCGTCATCGGGTTCGGGATGGGCGTCGCCGCCGCCCCGATCGAGGGATTCGCGTTCGTCGTGCTCGTGATCCTCGCGCTCGTGCTGTTCACGTTCCTCTACACCGTCGTCCTGTCGTTGCTCGGCGGCTACCTCGGCGCCTACCTCGCGCGCGAGTATCCGGCCCAGCACGCGAAGACGCGGGAGACGATCGGAATGCGAAAGCGGAAGCCGGCTCCCGACGCCCGATCGCGATCGGAACCGCGGGAACGGGCCGACTCCGAGCGCGACGGGCCGGCGCTGCCGAACGAACGGAATCTCGAGGAACGGTCCGAACCGGAGCGATCGGATCCGCTGCGCTGGCACGAGGAACAGGAGGGCGACGAACGAAACGAATAGTATCCCGCTTCGCTACTCGTACCGGAGCGCGTCGATCGGATCCGTCCGCGCCGCCCGCCAGGCCGGGTACAGCCCCGAGAGAATCCCGACGAGGATTCCGACCACGATCGCGAGGGCGACGTACTCGTAGGGGTAGACCAGCGGGATGTCGATGTACCACGCGCCCAGGTAGCCCGCGACGAGCCCGAGTGCCGTCCCCAGGACGGCGCCGATGACGCCCAGAATCACCGCCTCCGTGAGAAAGAGACCGAGCACGTCCCGGTTCTGCGCGCCGACCGCTTTCATGATCCCGATCTCGCGGGTGCGCTCGGTGACGCTGACGAGCATGATGTTCGCGATCCCGATCGAGCCGACCAGCAGGGAGATGGCGGCGATGCCGACGATGAAGTTCTGGAGGAGATCGAGGACGTCCTGGAGCTGCTGGAGCAACTCCGTGCTCGTCTGGAACGTCACCTCGAGGTCGTCGTCGAGGAACTCGCTCGCGTCGGATGCGTCGCTCTCGAGGTACGCGACGGCGCTCTCGCGGGCGGCGTCGACGTCCGCCTCGTTCGCGGACTCCGCCTCGACGATGATGGCGATGAACCGAGCGTCGCCCTCGTCTCCGCCGTTCGCCCCGGCACCGCCTTCGCCGCCGTCACCGATTCCGAACCCGGCCGCCTGCTCGACGTAGTACGGATCCGTCGGCACGTAGATCCGCGGCGACGATTCGAACCCCTCGAACGGACTCAATCCCTCGGAGCGGTCGGTGATGCCGACGACTTCGACCGTCGTCCGCTCGCCGCCGATGATCGTGATCGCGAGCTCGTCGCCGACGGTGACGTCCTCCTCGAACTGCTCCGCGGCCGCGGGGTTGATCACCGCCTCGCGTTCGCCCATCTCGAACTGCCTGCCCTCCGCGAGTCGCTCCTCGCGGATGTACGACGGACCGGACGCGATCAGTCCGTCGCCCTGAGCGATCTCCTCGTCGCCGTTCGACACCGACTGGCTCTGGATGGGCGCGTAGCCGTAGGCCGCCTCTACATCCTCGAGTTCTTCGACCTCCTCGAGATCGTCCTGACTGAATATCGGTTGCGCGCCCGCCAGCGGTCCGCCCTCGGTGTCCGGGTCGGCGGCCCAGCCGTAGACGTT contains:
- a CDS encoding ABC transporter permease, translated to MRPRASLRLAWRSIRSHELRSALTTLGVVIGIAAVIAFVTLGASLQAGIIGDISPDDQRNVYGWAADPDTEGGPLAGAQPIFSQDDLEEVEELEDVEAAYGYAPIQSQSVSNGDEEIAQGDGLIASGPSYIREERLAEGRQFEMGEREAVINPAAAEQFEEDVTVGDELAITIIGGERTTVEVVGITDRSEGLSPFEGFESSPRIYVPTDPYYVEQAAGFGIGDGGEGGAGANGGDEGDARFIAIIVEAESANEADVDAARESAVAYLESDASDASEFLDDDLEVTFQTSTELLQQLQDVLDLLQNFIVGIAAISLLVGSIGIANIMLVSVTERTREIGIMKAVGAQNRDVLGLFLTEAVILGVIGAVLGTALGLVAGYLGAWYIDIPLVYPYEYVALAIVVGILVGILSGLYPAWRAARTDPIDALRYE
- a CDS encoding AI-2E family transporter, with translation MTANANAARRRRYVLAGVVAALGVATGAILLEVLGTILFALTVAYVLLPVQKWLVRRGLSEWTGAVAATLIGFAGAIAVFSPIVLTLYVRTEEVIALVEDVPPEIPVAAFDVTYTIDVGEVQTLAVNFLRDVAVSIASSLPVLAIKFALFVILLFALLYKGDAAGRAAVAPVPHEYRDVVYALAARARETLYAIYVLQLATSVASLLIGYPLFWLLGYDMAFTLALFAAILQFVPIIGPSLLVAPIALYHVAAGELAAAALVGVLGIGLVAWFPDVAVRPRLARRSAGLPGSLYFVGFTGGLFTLGAIGIVVGPLIVAVFVEAVDLLADEVNGDATFDDLAAADPDAPAEPAEAEPGGSSDD
- a CDS encoding DUF5518 domain-containing protein codes for the protein MASGRTIINAIIGAVVGIVLSFIPFSTLIGGAVAGFLEGPNKRDGALVGALAGAITFVPIAAIAILALGVIGFGMGVAAAPIEGFAFVVLVILALVLFTFLYTVVLSLLGGYLGAYLAREYPAQHAKTRETIGMRKRKPAPDARSRSEPRERADSERDGPALPNERNLEERSEPERSDPLRWHEEQEGDERNE
- a CDS encoding thiamine ABC transporter substrate-binding protein; translated protein: MERRAVVRAVGGGALAGLAGCFFREATEEEEPTPVDQGDPEPDEPDLEGTLRVATTESMVRGERAADEGLRELFEEEFPDAELQWTIPEAGLEHYVRRARQEADIDADVYFGLTPAALARVDGRLEGGALFRELNRERIAAADRVRDRLEFSDPNGRVLPSGVRYSCLLYDDAELEAPETLAELTDPEYEGTLLVPNPERDDSGLAFLLWTIDAFGGDDALDYWRDLDDNGVRITDGWTASDEAYAAAERPLSVAYSTDPVLAGREDRDPDRYRIAFPDDQGYETPLGMAIFERAEKLDLAYDFLNFALSNEVQAELADRHLQIPAVGDAFVDLDEAFEERTETPIETVSIGYDRLRADLDDWLDDWSGAIDVE